A region of Mesorhizobium sp. AR02 DNA encodes the following proteins:
- a CDS encoding sarcosine oxidase subunit alpha family protein translates to MTASRLTTGGSAIDRSRPIRFSFDGTTVDGFAGDTIASALLAGDVAIVGRSFKYHRPRGIWGAGVEEPNALVDVGGPQATPNTRATTEPARDGLVVKSVNATPSALADRNAFLDRFSRFIPAAFYYKTFMWPDWHMFEPRIRAMAGLGKVDADWTSPGTADQINHHCDVLVIGAGPAGLAEARLAAGVGLSVTLVDDQQKPGGSLGHRAGEIDGKPAAVWIDETVAALAAGGHLILPSTTAFGIYDHNLVGLNQRHFDGRRDTLWRVRPRQIVLATGAIERPLPFANNDLPGILSADAALLYLRRHAVLVGRRVVVATNNDSAYEVAEAVAEAGAEVTLVDIRQNEMPATPVNVRLIKGRAIASAIGKPRVEGVTLDDGTRLDADCVLVSGGWTPTIHLFGQAKGKLAWSEARAAFLPGDPVDGISVAGAAAGAISLSEVFSGAQQAVASLGETKAAVPRSTGPEATGGIIAAWPMPGSKGRIWIDYQNDVTVKDVELAARENFVSVEHLKRYTTLGMATDQGKTSNLPGLALMAGITGRTVPEVGTTTYRPPFTPVPLASFAGARAGELMAPVRRLPLENVHRASGAVFQEYGGWLRPAHYGGRDADADRAIQEEALRARQSVALFDGSTLGKIEVIGPKAAEFVDFLYYNTMSTLKPGRCRYGFMLSENGVVFDDGVLVRLDEHRFVVSCSSSHVAAVHARLEEWRQDRFGREAVYIHNATAEMATLTVSGPNARKLLETLDLGLSLDDADLPHMAIGHGSYGGDEVRIARVSFTGDRSYEISIRADRAEPLWAHLRQAGQAFDAVLIGLEALMILRAEKGFIVIGKDTDGTTLPHDLGSDGPRAKRQTEYVGRRSLFTDEASRGNRLQLVGLTVPQGEAPLPTGAHGIKRSDGSLHSQGFVTSSYQSPTLGRPIALGLIERGATRHGETIEIQHLGKVRTATIAAPCALDPAGDRLHA, encoded by the coding sequence GTGACCGCCTCGCGTCTTACCACCGGCGGCAGCGCCATCGACCGCTCGCGCCCGATCCGCTTCAGCTTCGATGGCACAACCGTGGACGGCTTTGCCGGCGACACCATCGCCTCGGCGCTGCTGGCTGGCGATGTCGCGATCGTCGGCCGCAGCTTCAAATATCACCGGCCGCGCGGCATCTGGGGTGCCGGCGTCGAGGAACCGAACGCACTGGTCGATGTCGGCGGCCCGCAGGCGACGCCGAACACACGGGCGACGACCGAGCCGGCGCGCGACGGGCTGGTGGTGAAAAGCGTCAACGCGACGCCCAGCGCGCTGGCCGACCGCAACGCCTTCCTCGACCGCTTCTCGCGCTTCATTCCGGCGGCGTTCTACTACAAGACCTTCATGTGGCCGGACTGGCATATGTTCGAGCCACGCATCCGCGCCATGGCCGGGCTGGGGAAGGTCGATGCCGACTGGACCTCGCCGGGTACTGCGGACCAGATCAATCATCATTGCGATGTGCTTGTGATTGGAGCCGGGCCGGCTGGACTGGCTGAGGCAAGGTTGGCTGCCGGCGTAGGTCTGTCCGTCACGCTGGTCGACGACCAGCAGAAGCCGGGCGGATCGCTCGGCCACCGCGCGGGTGAGATCGACGGCAAGCCGGCGGCCGTCTGGATCGACGAAACGGTTGCGGCGCTTGCCGCCGGCGGTCACCTGATCCTGCCTTCGACCACCGCCTTTGGCATCTACGACCACAATCTGGTCGGGCTGAACCAGCGTCATTTCGACGGCCGGCGCGACACGCTGTGGCGCGTCAGGCCACGCCAGATCGTGCTGGCGACCGGCGCCATCGAGCGGCCGCTGCCCTTCGCCAACAACGACCTGCCGGGCATCCTGTCGGCGGATGCGGCGCTCCTCTATCTCAGGCGCCATGCGGTGCTGGTCGGCCGCCGCGTCGTCGTCGCCACCAACAATGACAGCGCCTATGAAGTGGCGGAGGCGGTCGCCGAAGCCGGCGCCGAAGTCACGCTTGTCGACATCAGGCAGAACGAAATGCCTGCCACGCCGGTCAATGTGCGGCTCATCAAAGGACGCGCCATCGCCTCCGCGATTGGCAAGCCGCGCGTCGAGGGCGTGACGCTGGATGACGGCACCAGGCTCGATGCGGACTGTGTGCTGGTTTCCGGCGGCTGGACGCCGACCATCCATCTGTTCGGCCAGGCCAAGGGCAAGTTAGCCTGGAGCGAGGCACGCGCCGCCTTCCTGCCGGGCGATCCGGTCGACGGCATTTCCGTGGCTGGCGCCGCCGCAGGCGCGATCTCCTTGTCGGAGGTGTTTTCGGGCGCGCAGCAAGCTGTTGCGTCGCTCGGCGAGACGAAGGCAGCCGTGCCTCGCAGCACGGGGCCGGAGGCAACGGGTGGCATAATAGCGGCGTGGCCGATGCCAGGCTCGAAGGGACGCATCTGGATCGACTACCAGAACGATGTGACGGTGAAGGATGTCGAGCTCGCGGCACGGGAAAACTTCGTCTCGGTCGAACACCTGAAGCGCTACACCACGCTCGGCATGGCGACCGACCAGGGCAAGACCTCCAACCTGCCCGGCCTGGCGCTGATGGCCGGGATTACCGGCCGCACGGTGCCGGAGGTCGGCACCACGACTTACCGTCCGCCCTTCACGCCGGTACCGCTGGCGAGCTTTGCCGGCGCGCGCGCCGGTGAGTTGATGGCGCCGGTGCGGCGGCTGCCACTGGAAAACGTGCATCGCGCCAGCGGCGCCGTGTTCCAGGAATATGGCGGCTGGCTGCGTCCGGCTCACTATGGCGGTCGCGATGCCGATGCGGATCGCGCCATCCAGGAAGAGGCGTTGCGCGCCCGCCAGTCGGTGGCGCTGTTCGACGGTTCGACGCTGGGCAAGATCGAGGTGATCGGCCCGAAGGCCGCCGAATTCGTCGATTTCCTCTACTACAACACCATGTCGACGCTGAAGCCGGGCCGCTGCCGCTATGGCTTCATGCTGTCGGAGAACGGCGTGGTCTTCGATGACGGCGTGCTGGTGCGGCTGGACGAGCATCGCTTCGTCGTGTCGTGCTCGTCCTCTCATGTCGCCGCCGTGCACGCGCGGCTGGAGGAATGGCGCCAGGACCGTTTTGGCCGCGAGGCCGTCTATATCCACAACGCCACAGCGGAAATGGCGACGCTGACCGTCTCCGGCCCGAATGCCCGAAAACTGCTCGAAACACTCGACCTCGGCCTCTCGCTCGACGATGCCGACCTGCCGCATATGGCGATCGGCCATGGCAGCTATGGCGGTGACGAGGTCCGCATCGCCCGCGTCAGCTTCACCGGCGACAGGAGCTATGAAATCTCGATCCGGGCCGATCGCGCCGAGCCCTTGTGGGCACATCTGCGTCAGGCCGGCCAGGCGTTCGATGCCGTTCTCATCGGCCTCGAAGCGCTGATGATCCTGCGTGCCGAGAAAGGTTTTATCGTCATCGGCAAGGACACGGACGGTACCACGCTGCCGCATGATCTCGGCAGCGACGGACCCCGCGCCAAACGCCAGACCGAGTATGTCGGCCGCCGCTCGCTGTTCACCGACGAGGCCTCGCGTGGCAACCGCCTGCAGCTTGTCGGACTGACGGTGCCGCAAGGCGAAGCGCCGCTGCCGACTGGCGCACACGGCATCAAGCGGAGCGACGGCAGTCTACACAGCCAGGGCTTTGTCACGTCGAGCTACCAGAGCCCGACGCTTGGCCGGCCGATCGCACTCGGCCTGATCGAGCGTGGCGCGACCCGCCACGGCGAGACGATCGAAATCCAGCACCTCGGCAAGGTCCGCACGGCAACAATTGCCGCGCCTTGCGCCCTCGACCCGGCAGGAGACCGGCTGCATGCGTGA
- the msuE gene encoding FMN reductase, with amino-acid sequence MSNPTVVGFSGNITRPSKTRAFVELVTRDIAARHGLSAVTYDIEDVGPSLGAARWARDLDSQAQPILAQILAADVLVVGSPTYKGSYTGLFKHFFDLIDPAALRGKPIVLTATGGGERHALIVEHQLRPLFGFFEAFALPTAVYATDKDFTDGVLRSEAILKRAAQAVDEVGFVLANRSSGRVAAE; translated from the coding sequence ATGTCAAACCCCACAGTCGTCGGCTTTTCCGGCAACATCACCCGGCCGTCAAAGACGCGCGCCTTCGTCGAACTCGTCACCAGGGACATCGCCGCGCGCCACGGCCTGTCGGCTGTTACCTATGACATCGAGGATGTCGGCCCATCGCTGGGCGCGGCAAGGTGGGCGCGCGACCTCGATAGCCAGGCTCAACCGATTCTGGCCCAGATCCTCGCGGCTGACGTGCTGGTGGTTGGCTCGCCGACCTACAAGGGCAGCTATACCGGCCTGTTCAAGCATTTCTTCGACCTGATCGATCCGGCAGCGTTGCGGGGCAAGCCCATCGTGCTGACCGCGACTGGTGGCGGCGAGCGCCACGCTTTGATCGTCGAGCATCAGCTTCGGCCGCTGTTCGGCTTCTTCGAGGCTTTTGCCCTGCCGACCGCCGTCTATGCCACCGACAAGGATTTCACCGACGGCGTGCTGCGCTCCGAAGCGATCCTCAAGCGCGCGGCGCAGGCGGTGGACGAGGTCGGCTTCGTGCTGGCCAACCGCTCCTCAGGCAGGGTCGCCGCCGAATAG
- a CDS encoding SfnB family sulfur acquisition oxidoreductase — protein sequence MTVSTVKTDHASAAVPPVARPSAPAHIIKDDAEAIAVAHALASEFVKDSSKRDRERIWPVAELDAFSQSGLWSINVPKAFGGPEVSYVTLAKVVEIISAADSSIGQIAQNHLGVIAAIRTVSDADQQKLLFAEALKGTRFGNAFSEFGSKRAADFETRFTDAGDHVIVNGRKFYSSGALLAHLVPIVALDDEGRAWYAIADRGAPGLTVIDDWSSFGQRTTLSGTVIIDNVKVPKTHLVPGYKGYDKPTADGAIFQIIQVAVDTGIAQAAIDETVSFVRTRSRAWIDSGVDNAWDDPYTIQAVGDLTLRLHAAQALLEKAGLAIDKAVAEPTAETVAHAQIVTAEAKILSTEIAIAATNKLFELAGTRSTLAEHNLDRHWRNARTHTLHDPVRWKYSILGKYFLNGENPPLHAWS from the coding sequence ATGACCGTCTCGACCGTCAAGACAGACCACGCTTCCGCCGCCGTGCCGCCAGTCGCAAGGCCGTCGGCGCCGGCACACATCATCAAGGACGACGCCGAGGCGATCGCGGTCGCCCACGCGCTCGCCTCTGAATTCGTCAAGGACTCCTCCAAACGCGACCGCGAGCGGATCTGGCCGGTCGCCGAGCTCGACGCCTTCTCGCAAAGCGGCCTGTGGTCGATCAATGTGCCCAAGGCATTCGGCGGGCCGGAAGTGTCCTACGTCACGCTGGCCAAGGTGGTCGAGATCATCTCGGCGGCGGATTCCTCCATCGGCCAGATCGCGCAGAACCATCTCGGCGTCATCGCCGCGATCCGCACCGTTTCCGACGCGGATCAGCAGAAATTGCTGTTTGCCGAAGCACTGAAGGGCACGCGGTTCGGCAATGCCTTTTCCGAGTTCGGCTCCAAGCGCGCCGCCGATTTCGAGACCCGCTTCACCGATGCCGGCGACCATGTCATCGTCAACGGCCGCAAATTCTATTCCTCCGGCGCGCTGCTCGCCCATCTGGTGCCGATCGTGGCGCTCGATGACGAGGGCCGCGCCTGGTATGCGATCGCCGACCGTGGTGCGCCTGGCCTGACCGTCATCGACGACTGGTCGAGCTTCGGCCAGCGTACGACGCTGTCGGGCACCGTCATCATCGACAACGTCAAGGTGCCGAAGACGCATCTGGTGCCCGGCTACAAGGGCTATGACAAACCGACCGCCGACGGCGCCATCTTCCAGATCATCCAGGTGGCCGTCGACACCGGCATCGCCCAGGCGGCAATCGACGAGACGGTGAGCTTCGTTAGGACCAGGAGCCGCGCCTGGATCGACAGTGGCGTGGACAATGCCTGGGACGATCCCTACACCATCCAGGCGGTCGGCGACCTGACGCTGCGCCTGCACGCCGCGCAGGCACTGCTGGAAAAGGCCGGCCTGGCAATCGACAAGGCCGTGGCCGAGCCGACCGCCGAGACGGTGGCGCATGCGCAGATCGTCACCGCAGAGGCGAAAATCCTGTCGACCGAGATCGCCATCGCCGCGACGAACAAGCTGTTCGAACTGGCCGGCACGCGTTCGACGCTGGCCGAGCACAATCTCGACAGGCATTGGCGCAATGCCCGCACGCACACGCTGCACGATCCGGTGCGCTGGAAGTATTCGATCCTCGGCAAGTATTTCCTCAACGGCGAGAACCCGCCGCTGCACGCCTGGAGCTGA
- a CDS encoding ABC transporter ATP-binding protein translates to MPDNDVILAVDTIHATYNHAITALHGVSFEIRRGEILALLGANGAGKTTTLKAVSNLLPAERGQVNAGTIRYDGSDVSRRKPGDLVRAGLVPVLEGRHCFKSLTVEENLIAGGIGRSGRRAEINADLERIYGYFPRLREKRRTLSGLTSGGEQQMTAIGRALMSRPRLLVLDEPSMGLAPLIVQDIFQTLRKLNRETGLSILVAEQNSAVALRYADHATVLENGVSVLSGAAADLRQREDVRAFYLGQQPSPAAKPAHLHAVA, encoded by the coding sequence ATGCCGGACAATGACGTCATCCTAGCGGTGGACACGATCCATGCCACCTACAACCACGCCATCACGGCGCTGCATGGCGTCTCCTTCGAGATCAGGCGCGGCGAGATCCTGGCGCTGCTCGGCGCCAATGGCGCCGGCAAGACCACCACGCTGAAGGCCGTCTCCAATCTGCTGCCGGCCGAGCGCGGCCAGGTCAACGCTGGCACCATCCGCTATGATGGCTCGGATGTCTCGCGCCGCAAGCCCGGTGACCTCGTGCGCGCCGGCCTGGTGCCGGTGCTGGAAGGCCGCCACTGCTTCAAGAGCCTCACCGTCGAGGAAAACCTGATCGCCGGCGGCATCGGCCGCAGCGGCCGCCGGGCCGAGATCAATGCGGATCTCGAACGTATCTACGGCTATTTCCCCCGACTCAGGGAAAAGCGCCGGACATTGTCCGGCCTGACCTCCGGCGGCGAACAGCAGATGACCGCGATCGGCCGGGCGCTGATGTCTCGCCCGCGCTTGCTGGTCCTCGACGAACCGTCGATGGGGCTGGCCCCGCTCATCGTCCAGGACATTTTCCAGACGCTGAGAAAACTGAACCGCGAGACCGGCCTGTCGATTCTGGTCGCCGAACAGAATTCGGCGGTCGCTCTGCGCTATGCCGACCACGCCACGGTGCTCGAAAACGGCGTCTCCGTTCTCTCCGGCGCGGCTGCCGATCTTCGCCAGCGCGAGGACGTGCGCGCCTTCTATCTCGGGCAGCAGCCATCGCCGGCTGCAAAGCCAGCCCATCTCCATGCCGTTGCCTGA
- a CDS encoding ABC transporter substrate-binding protein, with product MTFLSTIKAAALSAAMIVSVALPAAHADEQYFPLQSYRVGPYAAGGTGFFGGFIDYLNLINIRDGGVNGVKLTWDECETQYEVERGVECYERQKSHAGAAAWNPLSVGIAYAMIDRITADKVPLITVNHGRTDSTDGRVFPYVFPLLLNPYSETSGIVNYIAAKEGGIDKLKGKKIVVLYHGSPYGKETIPIYELLAQKYGFTVQQIEVPHPGNEQQSQWLTIRRAKPDFVVLRGWGVMNPVALKTAVKVGYPVDHIVGNVWSNSEEDVIPAGDAAKGYTAITTQASGNTYPVVQEIVKTVYGADKGNLEDKSRIGSVYHNLGIVNGILNVEAIRVAQEKFGHRTLTGDEVRWGFEHLKLDPAKVEALGAKDLFHSINVSWDNHEGEGYVTFQQWDGKKWNVVSDWIAPDWALLRPIIEKSAEAYAAEKGIKLRTADDANAVTTN from the coding sequence ATGACCTTCCTCAGCACCATCAAGGCCGCGGCACTGTCCGCGGCGATGATCGTGTCGGTGGCCTTGCCCGCCGCCCACGCCGACGAACAATATTTCCCACTGCAGAGCTATCGCGTCGGCCCCTATGCGGCCGGCGGCACCGGCTTCTTCGGCGGCTTCATCGATTATCTCAACCTCATCAACATCCGCGATGGTGGCGTCAACGGCGTCAAGCTGACCTGGGACGAGTGCGAGACCCAGTACGAGGTCGAGCGCGGCGTCGAATGCTATGAGCGGCAGAAGAGCCATGCCGGCGCTGCCGCCTGGAACCCGCTCTCGGTCGGCATCGCCTATGCCATGATCGACCGCATCACCGCCGACAAGGTGCCGCTGATCACCGTCAACCACGGCCGCACCGACTCCACCGACGGCCGCGTCTTCCCTTATGTCTTCCCGCTGCTGCTCAACCCCTACAGCGAGACGTCGGGCATCGTGAACTACATCGCCGCCAAGGAAGGCGGCATCGACAAGCTCAAGGGCAAGAAGATCGTCGTGCTTTATCACGGCTCGCCCTACGGCAAGGAGACCATCCCGATCTATGAATTGCTGGCGCAGAAATACGGCTTCACCGTGCAGCAGATCGAAGTGCCGCATCCCGGCAACGAGCAGCAGTCGCAGTGGCTGACCATCCGCCGCGCCAAGCCCGACTTCGTCGTCCTGCGCGGCTGGGGCGTGATGAATCCGGTGGCGCTGAAGACGGCGGTCAAGGTTGGCTATCCCGTCGACCACATCGTTGGCAATGTCTGGTCGAATTCCGAAGAGGATGTCATCCCGGCCGGCGACGCCGCCAAGGGTTACACCGCCATCACCACCCAGGCCTCCGGCAACACCTATCCGGTGGTGCAGGAGATCGTGAAGACGGTTTACGGCGCCGACAAGGGCAATCTGGAAGACAAGTCACGCATCGGCTCCGTCTACCACAATCTCGGCATCGTCAACGGCATCCTCAATGTCGAGGCGATCCGCGTCGCGCAGGAGAAGTTTGGCCACCGCACGCTGACCGGCGACGAAGTCCGCTGGGGCTTCGAACACCTCAAGCTCGATCCGGCCAAGGTCGAGGCGCTCGGCGCCAAGGACCTGTTCCATTCGATCAACGTCAGCTGGGACAATCACGAGGGCGAAGGCTACGTGACCTTCCAGCAGTGGGACGGCAAGAAGTGGAACGTCGTCTCCGACTGGATCGCGCCGGACTGGGCGCTGCTGCGGCCGATCATCGAAAAGTCGGCCGAGGCCTATGCCGCCGAGAAGGGCATCAAGCTGCGCACCGCCGACGATGCCAACGCCGTGACCACCAACTGA
- a CDS encoding branched-chain amino acid ABC transporter permease, which produces MAAITSDFSSAPVLPKWIVPVLLLAFAYGVVPLIGSSYLFEAILLPFLALSLAGVGLNILTGYAGQVSLGSAAFMAAGAFAAYNFNLRVEGLPLVGSIFLAGIVAAAIGIVFGLPSLRLKGFYLAVSTLAAQFFVQWALTKFSWFSNDSASGVIDAPKLSISGFALDGAVGRYLFALTIVSILTFLAYRLVSSQTGRNFIAIRDNETAARIIGIPVLKTKLLAFAISSFIIGIAGVIWAFAYLRTVEPDGFDLDRSFQILFIIIIGGLASIRGAFFGAALIVVFPLALSRLGGFLLGDVFDSGVLDMSQRIVLGALIILFLILEPDGLVALWDRVRRRLLFAWQST; this is translated from the coding sequence ATGGCCGCGATCACAAGCGATTTCTCCTCAGCGCCGGTCCTGCCGAAATGGATCGTGCCGGTGCTGCTGCTCGCCTTCGCCTATGGCGTCGTGCCGCTGATCGGCTCGAGCTATCTGTTCGAGGCCATCCTGCTGCCGTTCCTGGCGCTCAGCCTCGCCGGCGTGGGCTTGAACATCCTCACCGGCTATGCCGGCCAGGTTTCACTTGGGAGTGCGGCCTTCATGGCGGCAGGCGCCTTCGCCGCCTACAATTTCAACCTGCGCGTCGAGGGCCTGCCGCTGGTCGGCAGCATCTTTCTGGCCGGCATCGTCGCCGCCGCGATTGGCATCGTCTTCGGCCTGCCCAGCCTGCGGCTGAAGGGTTTTTATCTCGCCGTTTCGACGCTCGCCGCGCAGTTCTTCGTGCAATGGGCATTGACCAAGTTCAGCTGGTTCTCCAACGACTCGGCGTCCGGTGTCATCGACGCGCCGAAGCTGTCGATTTCAGGCTTCGCTCTCGACGGCGCCGTCGGGCGTTATCTGTTCGCGCTCACCATCGTCAGCATCCTCACCTTCCTCGCCTATCGGCTGGTGTCGTCGCAGACCGGGCGCAACTTCATCGCCATCCGCGACAATGAAACGGCGGCCCGCATCATCGGCATCCCGGTGCTGAAAACCAAGCTTCTGGCCTTCGCCATCTCGTCCTTCATTATCGGCATCGCCGGTGTCATCTGGGCCTTCGCGTATCTGCGAACCGTCGAGCCGGACGGCTTCGATCTCGATCGCTCGTTCCAGATCCTGTTCATCATCATCATCGGCGGCCTCGCCTCGATCCGCGGCGCATTCTTCGGCGCCGCCTTGATCGTTGTGTTTCCGCTCGCCCTGTCTCGTCTCGGCGGCTTCCTGCTCGGCGATGTCTTCGACTCGGGCGTGCTCGACATGAGCCAGCGTATCGTGCTCGGCGCCCTCATCATCCTGTTTCTGATCCTTGAACCGGACGGGCTGGTGGCCCTGTGGGACAGGGTCCGAAGACGGCTCCTGTTCGCCTGGCAGTCGACCTGA
- a CDS encoding branched-chain amino acid ABC transporter permease yields MIADFDYQFFIEVLVGGLLSGVMYSLVAIGFVLIYKTSGVLNFAQGAMLLFAALTFVSLVERGIPFALALVITFAIMVAMGLAIERTVLRPLTNKPPITLFMATLGLSYIIEGAAQLIWGTQVHGLDLGIEDVPLEVGGVLISQFDIFAAVVAAGMVLLLSLFFRYTRIGLSFRAVADDQFAALAVGLRLPLIWGTVWAAAGLVALVAGLLWGARLGVQFSLSLVVLKALPVLVLGGFDSILGAIVGGLLIGASEKLAEVYIGDYFGGGIESWFAYVVALVFLLIRPSGLFGQKLVERV; encoded by the coding sequence ATGATCGCCGATTTCGACTACCAGTTCTTCATCGAAGTGCTCGTCGGCGGCCTGCTCTCCGGCGTCATGTATTCGCTGGTCGCGATCGGCTTCGTGCTGATCTACAAGACCTCGGGCGTGCTCAATTTCGCGCAAGGCGCGATGCTGCTGTTCGCCGCACTCACCTTCGTCAGCCTTGTCGAGCGCGGCATTCCGTTCGCGCTGGCGCTGGTGATCACCTTCGCCATCATGGTGGCGATGGGGCTTGCGATCGAGCGCACGGTGCTCAGGCCCCTGACCAACAAGCCGCCGATCACTTTGTTCATGGCGACGCTCGGCCTCTCCTACATCATCGAGGGCGCCGCCCAGCTGATCTGGGGCACGCAGGTCCACGGCCTCGACCTTGGCATCGAGGACGTGCCGCTCGAAGTCGGCGGCGTGCTGATCAGCCAGTTCGACATTTTCGCCGCGGTGGTGGCCGCCGGCATGGTTCTCCTTTTGTCGCTGTTCTTCCGCTACACCCGCATCGGCCTCTCCTTCCGCGCCGTCGCCGACGACCAGTTCGCAGCACTGGCGGTTGGCCTCAGGCTGCCGCTGATCTGGGGCACCGTCTGGGCCGCCGCCGGGCTGGTCGCGCTTGTCGCCGGGCTGCTCTGGGGCGCTCGCCTCGGCGTGCAGTTCTCGCTGTCGCTGGTGGTGCTCAAGGCGCTGCCGGTGCTGGTGCTCGGCGGCTTCGATTCCATCCTTGGCGCCATCGTCGGCGGGCTGTTGATCGGCGCCAGCGAGAAGCTCGCCGAGGTCTATATCGGCGACTATTTCGGCGGCGGCATCGAGAGCTGGTTCGCCTATGTCGTCGCGCTCGTCTTCCTCTTGATCCGTCCCTCCGGCCTGTTCGGCCAGAAGCTTGTGGAAAGGGTCTGA
- a CDS encoding ABC transporter ATP-binding protein, producing MPLASYALGMMEASVYAPEVFGRGLPSARRPAQSSEGHAELTEAVTTAAAPLLSLQGIGLSFGGVVALADIDLSVHPGEIRAIIGPNGAGKSSLINVISGVYQPDRGHVLLDGASYAQVPTQRLAHLGVARTFQNLALFKGLSVLDNVASGLAYKVRSNFAGQVLGIGRSRSEQRDSLSRADQILEFLDLTAVRDRLAGTLPYGLQKRVELARALVAEPRLLLLDEPMAGMTASEKSEMASFVRAARDRFATTVVLIEHDVGVVMGLSDRIAVLDYGRKIADATPDEVRNDQRVIDAYLGVASDNEDGAGI from the coding sequence ATGCCGTTGGCCAGTTATGCCCTTGGAATGATGGAGGCCTCGGTCTATGCGCCGGAAGTCTTTGGGCGTGGCTTGCCGTCGGCACGCCGCCCTGCGCAGTCATCCGAAGGCCACGCCGAGCTCACGGAGGCTGTCACGACCGCCGCCGCACCGCTGCTCTCGCTGCAAGGTATCGGCCTGTCGTTTGGCGGCGTCGTCGCACTGGCCGATATCGACTTGTCGGTGCACCCCGGCGAAATCCGCGCCATCATCGGCCCGAACGGTGCCGGCAAAAGTTCGCTGATCAATGTCATCAGCGGCGTCTACCAACCGGATCGCGGCCATGTCCTGCTCGATGGCGCCAGCTATGCCCAGGTGCCGACACAGCGGCTAGCGCATCTCGGCGTCGCCAGGACCTTTCAGAACCTTGCTTTGTTCAAGGGCCTCAGCGTCCTCGACAATGTCGCGTCCGGCCTCGCTTACAAGGTTCGCTCCAATTTTGCCGGCCAGGTGCTTGGCATCGGCCGCTCGCGTAGCGAGCAGCGCGACTCGCTGAGCCGCGCCGACCAGATTCTCGAATTCCTCGATCTCACCGCAGTCCGCGATCGTCTCGCCGGCACGCTGCCCTACGGGCTGCAGAAGCGGGTCGAACTGGCCCGCGCCCTGGTTGCTGAGCCGCGCTTGCTTTTGCTCGACGAACCGATGGCCGGCATGACTGCAAGCGAGAAGAGCGAGATGGCAAGTTTCGTCCGCGCCGCGCGCGACCGCTTCGCCACCACCGTCGTGCTGATCGAGCATGATGTCGGCGTCGTCATGGGCCTGTCCGACCGCATCGCCGTTCTCGACTATGGCCGCAAGATCGCCGACGCCACACCAGACGAAGTCAGGAACGACCAGCGCGTCATCGATGCCTATCTCGGCGTCGCCTCCGACAATGAGGACGGGGCAGGCATATGA